In the genome of Polaribacter atrinae, one region contains:
- a CDS encoding LptE family protein translates to MKKLLYISLFTLSTLFFIACGAYSFTGGSTGDAKTLQIDFFPNQASLVEPTLSQRFTQDMLDLFTRQTNLTTVTSNGDLYFSGEITGYRITPMSATADQTAAQNRLTITVNVRFVNKLIEKDDFEKQFSFYSDFAADAQLTGGVLEAALDEIMERLTQDIFNASVAKW, encoded by the coding sequence ATGAAAAAACTACTATACATATCACTATTTACGTTAAGTACATTGTTCTTTATAGCTTGTGGTGCCTACTCTTTTACTGGAGGAAGTACAGGTGATGCAAAAACATTGCAGATAGATTTTTTCCCTAACCAAGCATCTTTAGTAGAGCCTACTTTAAGTCAGCGTTTTACCCAAGATATGCTAGATTTGTTTACACGACAAACCAATTTAACTACAGTTACCTCTAATGGAGATTTGTATTTTAGCGGAGAAATTACTGGTTACAGAATAACACCAATGAGTGCAACCGCAGACCAAACTGCAGCTCAAAATAGGCTTACTATAACCGTTAATGTTCGTTTTGTAAATAAATTAATTGAAAAAGACGATTTTGAAAAACAATTCTCTTTTTATTCAGATTTTGCTGCAGATGCACAACTTACCGGCGGAGTGTTAGAAGCTGCTTTAGATGAAATTATGGAAAGACTTACACAAGACATTTTTAACGCCTCTGTTGCTAAATGGTAA